From Catellatospora citrea, one genomic window encodes:
- a CDS encoding HAD domain-containing protein, with product MPGAVNRPLLFLDVDGPLLPFGMPAPPQRSAAPPQPGVNPLLARLDPEHGRALSRLPCDLVWATTWMDEASKVIAPRLGLPELPVVTWPDEDDADIRLHWKTRGLVGWAAGRSFVWVDDEITEADRDWVSAHHPGPALLHRVDARTGLTAADFAVVGRWLTGL from the coding sequence ATGCCGGGTGCTGTGAACCGTCCGCTGCTGTTCCTCGACGTCGACGGACCACTGCTTCCGTTCGGCATGCCCGCCCCGCCGCAACGGTCCGCGGCACCCCCGCAGCCCGGCGTGAACCCGTTGCTGGCCCGGCTCGACCCCGAGCACGGGCGCGCGCTGTCGCGGTTGCCATGCGACCTGGTCTGGGCCACGACCTGGATGGACGAAGCCAGCAAGGTGATCGCGCCGCGACTCGGGTTGCCGGAACTGCCCGTCGTGACCTGGCCCGACGAGGACGATGCGGACATCCGGCTGCACTGGAAGACCCGCGGCCTGGTTGGCTGGGCGGCAGGTCGGTCGTTCGTCTGGGTCGACGACGAGATCACCGAAGCGGATCGCGATTGGGTGTCCGCACACCACCCAGGGCCCGCGCTGCTGCACCGCGTGGACGCGCGCACCGGTCTCACCGCTGCCGACTTCGCCGTCGTCGGCCGTTGGCTGACCGGGCTCTGA
- a CDS encoding tyrosinase family protein gives MTAVRADIQNSDTARERFLAGVVALNAEPSGYTTSQLNQLLSPSVPGFRLYGVDQQLTTWDLFVLWHFVAMQMPSSPTRPMRNLAHGGPIFLPWHRMFLLRLEQQIQRVTGDPEAGLPYWDWTVDGGLPADQQHTSSLWGAAALGDARGDVVSGPLAAMRVRLMGYGTQLWSVAPRPLQRNAGTDTDVPGLPVADDAKWVLEDGLAYDSAPWDVSSDGFRNRVEGWLDPRRVGQAGSPQMHNRVHVWVGGDMGPGTSPNDPLFYLNHCNVDRLWEAWLTRRGRSYSPGDGDEQVPSGQGLNDTMVTLLGDPLTPAQVLDASAWYGYDSLG, from the coding sequence GTGACCGCCGTCCGCGCTGACATCCAGAACTCCGACACCGCGCGCGAGCGCTTCCTCGCCGGTGTCGTCGCGCTCAACGCCGAACCGTCCGGCTACACGACCTCGCAGCTCAACCAGCTGCTGTCGCCGTCGGTCCCGGGTTTTCGCCTGTACGGCGTGGACCAGCAGCTGACCACCTGGGACCTGTTCGTGCTGTGGCACTTCGTGGCGATGCAGATGCCCAGCAGCCCGACCCGCCCGATGCGCAACCTGGCCCACGGCGGGCCGATCTTCCTGCCCTGGCACCGGATGTTCCTGCTGCGCCTGGAGCAGCAGATCCAGCGGGTCACCGGCGATCCGGAGGCCGGTCTGCCGTACTGGGACTGGACCGTAGACGGCGGGCTGCCCGCCGACCAGCAGCACACCAGTTCGCTGTGGGGTGCGGCGGCGCTGGGCGACGCGCGTGGTGACGTGGTCAGCGGCCCGCTGGCCGCGATGCGGGTGCGGCTGATGGGCTACGGCACGCAGTTGTGGTCGGTCGCGCCGCGCCCGCTGCAGCGCAACGCCGGCACCGACACCGACGTGCCCGGCCTGCCCGTCGCCGATGACGCCAAGTGGGTGCTGGAGGACGGGCTGGCCTACGACAGCGCGCCGTGGGACGTGAGCTCCGACGGGTTCCGCAACCGGGTGGAGGGCTGGCTAGACCCGCGCCGGGTGGGCCAGGCGGGCAGCCCGCAGATGCACAACCGGGTGCACGTATGGGTCGGCGGTGACATGGGCCCGGGCACCTCGCCCAACGATCCGCTGTTCTACCTCAACCACTGCAACGTGGACCGGCTGTGGGAGGCGTGGCTCACCCGTCGCGGGCGCAGCTACTCCCCGGGTGACGGCGACGAGCAGGTGCCGAGTGGGCAGGGCCTGAACGACACGATGGTCACGCTGCTCGGCGACCCGCTGACGCCCGCGCAGGTGCTCGACGCGTCCGCGTGGTACGGCTACGACTCGCTCGGCTAG
- a CDS encoding helix-turn-helix domain-containing protein, which produces MRIEDLGTRFRIRRTAAGRTIASVAADAGLSVPYIANLENGRGNPTLSAVSNLAAALGATLIVELAEGDRPVVEVPAALPDSLLQFSRSARFSTEAARMAEAAKSPETSMRERLLHAMAGLGSLATRPLAEPDWHRILDAAVLTTRA; this is translated from the coding sequence GTGAGGATAGAAGATCTCGGCACACGGTTCCGCATACGCCGTACAGCGGCCGGTCGCACGATCGCCTCGGTCGCCGCGGATGCCGGACTGTCCGTGCCCTACATCGCCAACCTGGAGAACGGGCGCGGAAACCCGACGCTGTCCGCGGTGAGCAATCTCGCGGCCGCGCTCGGCGCGACGCTGATCGTGGAGCTCGCCGAAGGCGATCGACCGGTGGTGGAAGTACCTGCCGCGCTGCCCGACTCTCTGTTGCAGTTCTCGCGGTCCGCGCGCTTCTCGACCGAGGCCGCGCGCATGGCGGAAGCCGCCAAGTCGCCCGAGACATCGATGCGGGAACGCCTGCTGCATGCCATGGCCGGGCTGGGCTCGCTGGCGACCCGGCCGCTGGCGGAGCCGGATTGGCACCGGATCCTCGACGCCGCCGTGCTGACCACGCGCGCCTGA